In one Arenibacter antarcticus genomic region, the following are encoded:
- a CDS encoding SRPBCC family protein, translated as MKLYQLRSKQILPISKEIAWKFLIDPRNLKVITPDAMGFSILSGGDRPMFPGQIIQYKVSPFPGYTTKWTTEITHVRDGEYFVDEQRYGPYALWHHKHFLTSVPEGVEMEDIIDYKLPFGLFGQLAHPSVVKPQLQKIFDYRREKLIALFGEVQHTTTSLEFKSS; from the coding sequence ATGAAACTTTACCAATTACGCTCCAAGCAAATTCTTCCTATATCCAAGGAAATTGCCTGGAAGTTTCTTATAGACCCTAGGAATCTTAAGGTTATAACTCCAGATGCTATGGGGTTCTCTATCTTATCTGGAGGAGACAGGCCCATGTTCCCCGGGCAGATTATTCAATATAAAGTTTCACCATTTCCCGGTTATACCACCAAATGGACAACTGAAATAACCCATGTTAGGGATGGGGAATATTTTGTGGATGAACAACGCTATGGACCATATGCTCTTTGGCATCACAAACATTTTTTAACATCGGTTCCAGAGGGAGTGGAAATGGAAGATATCATCGATTACAAGCTCCCATTTGGACTTTTTGGACAACTTGCACATCCATCTGTGGTAAAGCCGCAATTGCAAAAAATATTCGACTATAGAAGAGAAAAATTAATAGCCCTTTTTGGGGAGGTTCAACACACCACCACATCCCTAGAATTTAAATCGAGTTAA
- a CDS encoding deoxyribodipyrimidine photo-lyase — translation MSEKISIFWFRRDLRLEDNVGLYSALKDSFPVLPIFIFDEEILENLSKDDPRVGFIYDRLQQMRSQLQQEFNSSLALFYGKPKEIFQNLLQNYQVQQVIANRDYEPYARRRDEEISTILTKNKLVFKTYKDQVIFEKDETVKSDGNPYLVYTPYKNKWQTQFNEKYHLNKSNSEEHLKNLVQNSRLPNVSLSDIGFTTATIKVPEYSLNSKLINNYEDTRNFPDIENGTSRIGPHLRFGTVSIRQVMKKAIAENNHVFWSELIWREFFMQILWHFPNTVKDAFKPKYDRIVWRNNEKEFEKWKKGETGYPMVDAGMHELNATGYMHNRVRMLVASFLCKHLLIDWRWGEAYFAEKLLDYEMSSNVGNWQWAAGCGVDAAPYFRIFNPMTQADKFDKDGKYIKNWIPDLDNLSYPEKMVDHKEARERCLKVYKEALE, via the coding sequence ATGAGTGAAAAAATATCAATATTTTGGTTCCGAAGAGATTTAAGGTTAGAGGACAATGTTGGCCTTTATAGTGCATTGAAAGATTCCTTTCCGGTATTGCCTATATTTATTTTTGATGAGGAAATATTAGAGAATCTATCCAAAGATGACCCTCGGGTAGGCTTCATTTACGATCGATTACAACAGATGCGTTCCCAGCTTCAACAGGAATTTAATTCATCCTTGGCCCTCTTCTATGGAAAACCAAAGGAAATATTCCAGAACCTACTCCAAAATTATCAGGTGCAACAAGTAATTGCCAATAGGGATTATGAGCCTTATGCCAGACGCCGAGACGAGGAAATTAGCACCATTTTGACAAAAAACAAGCTTGTATTTAAGACCTATAAAGATCAGGTTATCTTTGAAAAGGACGAGACCGTAAAATCGGACGGGAATCCATATTTGGTATATACACCCTATAAAAATAAGTGGCAAACACAGTTTAACGAAAAATACCATTTAAATAAAAGTAACTCAGAAGAACATTTAAAAAATTTAGTACAAAATAGCAGACTTCCTAATGTATCACTTTCGGATATCGGCTTTACCACAGCTACTATTAAAGTTCCTGAGTATTCCCTTAACTCCAAATTGATTAACAATTACGAGGATACCCGGAATTTTCCAGACATTGAGAACGGAACATCCAGAATTGGGCCCCATTTGCGGTTTGGTACGGTTTCTATCCGACAGGTTATGAAGAAAGCCATTGCCGAGAACAACCACGTTTTCTGGAGTGAACTGATATGGAGGGAATTTTTTATGCAGATATTATGGCATTTTCCAAATACTGTGAAGGATGCCTTCAAACCCAAATACGACCGAATTGTATGGCGCAATAACGAAAAGGAATTTGAAAAATGGAAGAAAGGCGAAACGGGTTACCCTATGGTAGATGCGGGGATGCATGAATTAAATGCTACAGGATATATGCACAACCGAGTCCGTATGCTGGTGGCTAGTTTTCTCTGCAAACACCTTTTGATAGATTGGCGATGGGGAGAAGCCTATTTTGCAGAAAAATTACTGGACTATGAAATGAGTTCCAACGTAGGGAACTGGCAATGGGCAGCTGGTTGCGGAGTGGATGCAGCTCCCTATTTTCGGATCTTTAATCCTATGACCCAAGCGGATAAATTTGATAAGGACGGGAAGTACATTAAAAATTGGATTCCCGACCTAGATAATCTTTCCTATCCAGAAAAAATGGTAGATCATAAGGAGGCCCGTGAGCGATGTCTAAAAGTGTACAAGGAAGCTTTGGAATAA
- a CDS encoding Crp/Fnr family transcriptional regulator yields MENFTKYLKTKASVSETEFLELIKKVEFRDIAKGEILLRPGEVCTHSFFVEKGLLRSYTIDSSGKEHIIQFGTESWIVADRSSAFFNEPSDLFIDTIEESTVALIDSDFLNPASEISNTFRNYHQIALQNHIRYQQKRINLLLSANAESRYLNFITLYPNLTKRAQQWMIASYLGITPESLSRVRKELARKHFKSN; encoded by the coding sequence GTGGAGAATTTTACAAAATACTTAAAAACAAAGGCGAGCGTTTCCGAAACCGAGTTTCTAGAGCTGATAAAAAAGGTGGAGTTTAGGGATATAGCGAAAGGAGAAATATTACTTAGGCCCGGGGAAGTATGCACTCATTCTTTTTTTGTGGAAAAAGGCCTTTTACGTTCTTATACTATAGATTCTTCCGGGAAAGAACATATTATTCAGTTTGGAACTGAAAGTTGGATCGTCGCCGATCGCAGTAGTGCATTTTTTAATGAGCCTTCGGATTTATTTATAGATACTATCGAAGAGAGTACAGTTGCATTGATTGATTCCGATTTCCTAAATCCGGCAAGTGAAATTAGCAACACTTTTAGAAACTACCACCAAATTGCACTTCAGAACCATATTCGGTACCAACAAAAGAGAATCAATTTATTATTAAGTGCAAACGCGGAATCTCGCTACCTAAACTTTATCACATTATACCCCAACCTTACAAAAAGGGCACAGCAATGGATGATTGCTTCCTATTTGGGAATTACTCCGGAGAGCCTAAGCAGAGTTAGAAAAGAGCTGGCCAGAAAACACTTTAAATCCAATTAA